The Impatiens glandulifera chromosome 8, dImpGla2.1, whole genome shotgun sequence genome includes a window with the following:
- the LOC124912446 gene encoding sm-like protein LSM5, whose translation MSTSNNPSQLLPSELIDRCIGSKIWVIMKGDKELVGTLKGFDVYVNMVLEDVTEYEITSEGRRITKLDQILLNGNNIAILVPGGSPDPE comes from the exons ATGTCGACGAGCAACAACCCATCACAACTCCTTCCATCCG AGCTGATTGATCGTTGTATTGGGTCGAAGATATGGGTTATAATGAAGGGAGACAAAGAGCTTGTTGGAACACTCAAAGGATTCGATGTTTATGTCAATATGGTTCTTGAAGATGTCACTGAATA TGAAATAACATCTGAAGGACGCCGGATCACAAAGCTTGATCAGATCTTGCTAAATGGTAACAACATTGCCATT TTGGTTCCTGGTGGCTCTCCCGACCCGGAATGA
- the LOC124912669 gene encoding uncharacterized protein LOC124912669, translating into MANEVPGTSSQKYMNNLAAAAQNVAQVEDFFSDKGVHNISLQTGEEFSTEFLRDRVLPRRAPVMANPNELNHHQQHMRAGGFNQALSYEDLTVIQGIRRRDSENSSSNRNGLGVELEPGSSAHSEITNRYYRDYGRTEQTTPATQSGSPRDHDHGSLTSDVSSFSGKVKLLCSFGGRILARPGDGKLKYVGGETKIISIRENSSFNDLVKKTSAICNQMHMIKYELPGEDLDALISVSSNEDLHHMMEECHDLARASQRLRIFLITPGECESPDSIDGRTSSQQNNDSDCQYVYAVNSIETAPQRTLSGQSSLQRENPSMLYPSEIREGSNSPRLNFKRSNQAASQLMSALQIPSKGYNQSPPLSPATHRNNREAKPSNLVFDDRGRKPNYYIDQTMYGESNPTSHLFHKQLDSEPRFHNHNHNPSQDFLSSGLYSQSDIDLSRHILNETQLPSDDSMGQFHRFGIQVGLSGNKLPHAISDPQLQHDERAGPQLGDAKIPRHLSNFEAEASVPYISNMSRPSGHNKEHIDWSQGMSNWTDNPHLHQDWKQQQYDADESAIQNAHQNKYFYQLETSNLLGDGQRVTKEDTDGINKGVVKGQKVSSGSPREHTEEANRTNLTGFVHNEPEFLSLNSHLKNPFTDDRSSGFHQESVTLSNKNAYLHEGNPFQSPTNLDGGKLEYRGDYLDVPKSIGENNPPKLIVEDVTSQLPTGIPSSSTVVPIVQEQSVDEDKFARRTNAESFLGSDPQFVKGGNGEQDESISDAALAEREAGAYGLQIIKYADIEELQELGSGTFGTVYHGKWRGTDVAIKRIKKSCFAGSSTEQERLAKDFWREAHILSKLHHPNVVAFYGVVPDGPGGTLATVTEYMSNGSLRNVLIRKHKVLDKRKKLLIAMDAAFGMEYLHMKNIIHFDLKCENLLVNMGDHQRPICKVGDFGLSRIKRNTLVSGGVRGTLPWMAPELLDGNINRVSEKVDVYSFAITMWEIMTGEEPYANMHFGAIIGGIVSNSLRPPMTEECDREWKELIETCWSPNPAARPSFTEVANKLRLMSMALHPKKGKT; encoded by the exons ATGGCAAATGAAGTTCCTGGAACTTCAAGCCAAAAATACATGAATAATCTTGCTGCTGCTGCTCAGAATGTCGCTCAAGTTGAAGATTTCTTCTCTGATAAAGGTGTTCATAACATATCTTTACAAACTGGAGAAGAATTCTCAACAGAGTTTCTCCGTGATCGTGTTCTCCCAAGACGAGCACCTGTTATGGCTAATCCTAACGAACTtaatcatcatcaacaacacaTGAGAGCCGGTGGTTTTAATCAGGCGTTGTCTTACGAAGATCTTACCGTGATTCAAGGGATAAGAAGAAGAGATTCGGAAAACAGCAGCAGCAATCGTAATGGACTTGGTGTAGAATTAGAGCCAGGTTCATCTGCACATTCTGAAATTACAAACAGATATTACAGGGATTATGGAAGAACTGAACAAACTACTCCAGCTACTCAGTCAGGATCACCAAGAGATCATGATCATGGATCTTTAACTTCAGATGTTTCGTCTTTCTCGGGGAAGGTCAAGCTGTTGTGCAGCTTCGGGGGAAGAATATTAGCACGACCTGGCGACGGGAAACTCAAGTATGTAGGAGGTGAAACGAAGATCATTTCTATAAGAGAAAACTCGAGTTTTAACGATCTAGTGAAGAAAACATCTGCAATATGCAATCAAATGCACATGATCAAGTATGAACTTCCTGGTGAGGATCTTGACGCACTTATATCCGTTTCATCAAATGAAGATCTTCATCATATGATGGAGGAATGTCATGATTTGGCAAGAGCATCACAACGGTTGAGGATATTCCTCATTACACCAGGCGAATGCGAGAGTCCTGATTCTATTGACGGAAGAACATCTTCACAACAGAACAACGATAGCGATTGTCAGTATGTTTATGCTGTCAATAGCATTGAGACGGCTCCACAGAGGACTTTGAGTGGACAGAGTTCTCTTCAAAGAGAAAATCCTAGTATGCTATATCCATCTGAGATTAGAGAAGGATCAAACTCGCCAAGACTAAATTTCAAGCGATCAAATCAAGCCGCCTCTCAATTAATGTCTGCACTCCAAATCCCATCTAAAGGTTATAATCAATCTCCTCCTCTTTCTCCAGCCACACATAGAAATAATAGAGAAGCAAAACCTTCCAACCTTGTGTTTGATGATCGTGGGAGAAAACCCAACTATTATATAGACCAAACAATGTATGGTGAATCTAACCCAACTAGTCATCTCTTTCACAAACAATTAGATTCTGAACCACGATTTCATAACCATAACCATAATCCTAGCCAGGACTTTCTATCATCTGGTCTATATAGTCAAAGTGATATTGATCTAAGTAGGCACATCCTTAACGAAACACAATTACCTTCAGATGATTCAATGGGTCAGTTCCACAGATTCGGCATTCAAGTGGGTCTCTCCGGAAACAAACTACCTCATGCCATCTCCGACCCACAGCTGCAACACGATGAAAGAGCCGGTCCTCAGCTCGGTGATGCCAAGATTCCTAGACATCTGTCGAATTTCGAGGCTGAAGCATCGGTTCCTTATATTTCAAATATGTCAAGACCATCTGGCCACAATAAGGAACATATAGATTGGAGTCAGGGTATGTCGAATTGGACAGACAATCCTCACTTGCATCAAGATTGGAAGCAACAACAATATGATGCAGATGAAAGTGCTATACAAAATGCTCACcaaaataaatacttttaccAATTGGAGACATCTAACCTTCTTGGTGATGGCCAAAGAGTTACCAAAGAAGACACTGATGGGATAAACAAAGGGGTAGTGAAAGGACAGAAGGTTTCCAGTGGATCTCCTAGAGAACATACAGAAGAAGCAAACCGGACAAATCTCACTGGATTTGTACATAATGAACCCGAGTTTCTTAGTTTGAACTCACACCTAAAGAACCCTTTTACTGATGACCGTTCTTCAGGCTTCCACCAAGAATCTGTTACTTTGTCCAATAAAAATGCATATCTCCATGAGGGAAACCCGTTTCAAAGTCCTACTAACCTTGATGGTGGAAAATTGGAATATAGAGGAGACTATCTTGACGTGCCAAAGTCTATAGGTGAGAATAACCCTCCCAAGCTTATAGTTGAGGATGTAACAAGCCAACTACCTACAGGAATCCCGTCTTCATCCACAGTTGTTCCGATTGTACAAGAACAGTCTGTAGATGAAGACAAATTTGCTAGAAGAACTAATGCCGAAAGCTTCCTGGGATCTGACCCTCAG TTTGTTAAAGGTGGGAATGGTGAACAAGATGAATCTATCAGTGATGCTGCCTTAGCTGAAAGGGAAGCAGGAGCCTATGGTTTGCAG ATCATAAAGTATGCTGATATTGAGGAGCTGCAAGAGTTGGGTTCTGGTACATTTGGGACAGTTTACCATGGTAAGTGGAGGGGCACTGATGTTGCCATCAAGAGAATCAAGAAAAGTTGTTTCGCTGGGAGCTCAACTGAGCAAGAACGGCTG GCCAAAGATTTCTGGAGGGAAGCTCATATTCTTTCAAAGTTACATCATCCAAATGTGGTAGCATTCTATGGTGTGGTTCCCGATGGGCCCGGGGGTACACTCGCTACTGTAACTGAATATATGTCGAATGGATCGTTGCGAAATGTACTCATAAGGAAGCATAA AGTTTTGGATAAACGTAAAAAGCTTCTGATTGCCATGGATGCTGCTTTTGGCATGGAATACTTACATATGAAAAATATCATTCACTTCGATCTTAAATGTGAAAATCTACTAGTCAATATGGGAGATCATCAAAGACCAATTTGCaag GTTGGAGACTTTGGATTATCAAGGATTAAAAGAAATACACTCGTGTCTGGTGGTGTGCGTGGGACATTGCCATGGATGGCTCCAGAGCTACTAGATGGAAACATTAACCGGGTCTCTGAGAAG GTTGATGTATATTCATTTGCCATCACAATGTGGGAGATCATGACTGGTGAAGAACCTTATGCAAACATGCATTTTGGTGCCATCATAG GTGGGATTGTGAGTAACTCTCTTCGACCTCCCATGACTGAGGAGTGCGATCGAGAATGGAAAGAGCTGATCGAAACTTGCTGGTCACCTAATCCAGCTGCCAGACCTTCTTTCACAGAAGTAGCAAACAAGTTACGATTAATGTCAATGGCACTCCATCCGAAGAAAGGAAAGACGTGA